A single Pan troglodytes isolate AG18354 chromosome 19, NHGRI_mPanTro3-v2.0_pri, whole genome shotgun sequence DNA region contains:
- the LOC134808878 gene encoding uncharacterized protein LOC134808878, with the protein MIRACSSEASLERRGDRRKRSLLCLSPSPAAVDAASGEGRPFSRGLPGHGLGQHRAGLLCPQPAPEYPDTDLPGGTGHGIRRSWMGPTAGCRSSTMCSPSSSSWFTLCSWLSSSCCLKSGGESGEKRR; encoded by the exons ATGATCAG GGCCTGCAGCTCCGAGGCCAGCCTAGAACGAAGAGGTGATCGGAGAAAGAGGTCCTTACTCTGCCTCTCACCCTCCCCAGCCGCAGTAGACGCAGCTTCAGGTGAAGGCCGGCCTTTCAGCAGGGGTCTGCCGGGCCATGGGCTTGGACAGCACAGGGCCGGTCTGCTCTGCCCACAGCCTGCCCCTGAGTATCCCGACACAGACCTACCGGGAGGCACTGGCCACGGCATCAGG CGCTCCTGGATGGGCCCCACCGCGGGGTGCCGCAGCTCCACCATGTGCTCGCCGTCGTCCTCCAGCTGGTTTACGCTCTGCTCCTGGCTCAGCAGCTCGTGCTGCTTGAAGTCTGGGGGCGAGTCGGGTGAGAAGCGGCGGTGA